TTTCATCCCGACACTCGCCTTCGGCAGAGTGCGGGGCTTTCACGGAGAAGCTAAATTTCAGGTTCTTAAGCTTGTACTAGTGCTAATAAATCTGCATCGCTTGACCGCATTCCCATAGATGATTTCAGATGCGTTTCTGGCGATCGCATGGCAAAGTGCGAAGATTTTTATGTAATTTTTAATTAAGTCTCTCTACTCTATCCAAGTAAGCCGGAGTTCATACTGGTGTTCGAGCCACGATGACTATTCATCAACATGAAACTTTGAACACAGACTGAAAAATAAAAATTGCTGTAGTGGCATTTTTATCGGCAATGTGTTTAGATAGATGGCGAAAGATTGAGAAATATTTCGTTTCCTGGACTTTCATTTATTGTTGGCATTCCTGGGAGGGAAGCGGCGAGTTTTTACAGCATTTCCAGATAGAGGGGTAGAGCCAATGTTTCTTCCGAATCAACGCCCAATTGCGCTTATTTCCGTTCATGGCGATCCTGCGATTGATATCGGCAAAGAGGAAGCGGGTGGTCAGAATGTCTATGTGCGCCATGTGGGAGAAGCACTAGCCCGGATGGGTTGGGACGTGACTCTGTTTACCCGTCGAGTCGCCGCTGACCAGGCTGAAGTGGTTGAACATCACCCCCACTGTCGGACGGTGCGCTTAACGGCTGGGCCCCAGACCTTTGTGCCACGAGATGAACTGTTTGAATACTTGCCGGAGTTTGTAGATGCATTCCTGAATTACCAGGAACGGATCAATCAAGGGTTTCCGATTGTGCATACGAATTACTGGCTATCGTCCTGGGTTGGTATGGAATTGCGACAGCGGCAGGCGATGCACCAAGTTCATACCTATCACTCTGTGGGCGCAGTGAAATATCAGGCCGTTGAGTCTATTCCGGCGATCGCCGAGGTACGGTTAGCAACAGAACGCCGCTGTCTGGAAACAGTGTCTTGTGTGGTGGCGACCAGTCCCCAAGAGGCGGAGCATTTACGCTCGTTGGTATCAACCCAGGGTGAAATTGTTGTGATTCCCTGCGGAACCGATATTGAGCGATTTGGGCATATCTCCCGTGCGGATGCGCGTACCCAACTCGGATTAGGCCAGGATGAGCGCATTGTCTTCTATGTGGGTCGCTTTGATCCGCGCAAAGGTATTGAAACCCTGGTGCGAGCCGTTGGGGAATCATGCGTGCGTGAGATTCCAAATCTACATTTGCTGATCGGGGGAGGCAGTCGTCCTGGACACAGCGATGGGCGAGAGCGCGATCGCATCGAAGCTATCGTGACAGAACTCGGTATCCAACCTCTGACAACGTTTACCGGACGCATTTCAGATAGCGATCTGGCATTGTACTATGCGGCGGCGGATGTGTGCGTTGTGCCTAGCCATTATGAACCCTTTGGCTTGGTTGCCATTGAGGCGATGGCGAGCTACACGCCAGTCGTTGCGAGTGATGTGGGCGGATTGCAGTTTACGGTGGTTCCTGATCAAACGGGATTGTTAGTTCCGCCTAAGGATGTGGAGGGATTTGCCCAGGCGATCGCCCACATTTTGAACCATCCCAGCAATGCCGATCGATTCGGGAAAACGGCACGCCATCGAGTTGTGGAGAAATTTAGCTGGGATGGGGTTGCAAACCAGCTTAGCCAACTCTATGGTGATTTATTGTCAAACCCATCATCGGTGTCTGCCGTTACGCCTGCGCCGATCCATCAGCTATCGGCTTAGCTGAGGGAATTGGAACTCAGATGGGATACCGAGGGAGCGATCGCCGACGTGTCGCGTGTTACCCAGTAGATTTTAATGGCTGAGTACAAGAAGGAATCAGAGCTATCTACATCTGCGTCGCCACGTAACGCTAGGTGATTTT
The Synechococcales cyanobacterium T60_A2020_003 DNA segment above includes these coding regions:
- a CDS encoding glycosyltransferase yields the protein MFLPNQRPIALISVHGDPAIDIGKEEAGGQNVYVRHVGEALARMGWDVTLFTRRVAADQAEVVEHHPHCRTVRLTAGPQTFVPRDELFEYLPEFVDAFLNYQERINQGFPIVHTNYWLSSWVGMELRQRQAMHQVHTYHSVGAVKYQAVESIPAIAEVRLATERRCLETVSCVVATSPQEAEHLRSLVSTQGEIVVIPCGTDIERFGHISRADARTQLGLGQDERIVFYVGRFDPRKGIETLVRAVGESCVREIPNLHLLIGGGSRPGHSDGRERDRIEAIVTELGIQPLTTFTGRISDSDLALYYAAADVCVVPSHYEPFGLVAIEAMASYTPVVASDVGGLQFTVVPDQTGLLVPPKDVEGFAQAIAHILNHPSNADRFGKTARHRVVEKFSWDGVANQLSQLYGDLLSNPSSVSAVTPAPIHQLSA